The Megalobrama amblycephala isolate DHTTF-2021 linkage group LG13, ASM1881202v1, whole genome shotgun sequence genome contains a region encoding:
- the LOC125243605 gene encoding complement C1q-like protein 4 → MKALVCILLLLETFVSVVQQQVDGGLNENEISQQISSEDRRQNPPQTDTLRAEASTDSQQCCNLEISNRTQSQVEELRKENRDREIAFSASLMESGDGNFGPFTTEITITYKKVFTNIGNAYNPFTGVFTAPLKGAYMFRISVFGHGGTGSSASIFKNGQRVISAHDIQAHDRLNSSNGVVLILEVGDVVYVRLWSGMRVYDSENNHSTFSGFLLFPLREDNLCRM, encoded by the exons ATGAAGGCTTTAGTAtgtatactgctgctgttggaaacCTTTGTGTCTGTCGTCCAGCAGCAGGTAGATGGAGGACTCAATGAGAAtgagatcagtcaacagatcAGCTCTGAGGACAGAAGACAGAATCCACCTCAAACAGACACTTTGAGAGCTGAAGCTTCAACTGACAGCCAACAATGCTGCAATCTGG AAATTTCAAATCGTACTCAGAGTCAAGTGGAGGAGTTGAGAAAGGAAAATAGAG acagagaaatagcTTTTTCAGCTTCACTGATGGAATCTGGCGATGGAAATTTTGGTCCTTTTACCACTGAAATCACAATAACCTACAAGAAAGTCTTCACAAACATAGGGAACGCCTACAACCCATTTACAG GTGTTTTCACAgccccactgaaaggagcgtaCATGTTCAGAATCTCTGTATTTGGTCATGGTGGAACTGGATCATCTGCCTCCATTTTTAAGAATGGACAGCGTGTGATTTCAGCACATGATATTCAGGCTCATGATCGGTTAAACTCCTCGAATGGAgttgtgttgatcctggaaGTTGGAGATGTTGTTTATGTGAGACTTTGGTCTGGCATGAGGGTATATGATAGTGAGAATAACCACAGCACTTTCAGTGGTTTCCTACTGTTTCCCTTGAGAGAAGATAATCTTTGTAGAATGTGA